aattgtcaaattataattttggtaACCAAaggccgtaactctggtaaaatgtgaccgaatgtaacaatatgcgtactactgacatataaacaatgccttttgccaagtttggtgaaattcctccacaaattgtgagaggagttgatttcagaaggaaaacacactcgtatgaaattgccaaagtataattttgttaaccgagggccgtaactctggtaaaatgtgaccgaatataacaatatatttcatgtttacctgctatacctcaagtgcccttgactgtttggttatttgtaccaatttgtgtgtgtgtgtgtgtgtgtgtgtgtgtgagtgtttagtctagttaatatctagagtgtttatactgtttatattgtctgagtgtttagtttgtcttgttcttatctagtgtttatactgtttatttattctgtttatattgtctgagtgtttagtctatgtctagttcatatctagagtgtttatactgtttatattgtctgagtgtttagtctatgtcttgttcttatctagtgtttatactgtttattctgtttatattgtctgagtgtttagtctgtcttgttcttatttagtgtttatactgtttatattgtttgagtgtttcgtctatgtctagttcctatctagagtgtttatactgtttatattgtttggtttttttcaattattctatttttatttattgcattgcctgtttgcaccgtgggtcagagaggactgatatttcatctgtgctgtatgtcgagcatgtatagcatatttgacaaagttgacttgaattgaacgaaattacaatatacgTATTCCTgctatataacaaagaatcctgccaagttttgtgaaattcctccaaaaattgtgatttcagaaggtgagcacccttcctaggatggacggacggacagacatcgcctcgccacgatataatcccccttcgggccttttgtccagcgggggataaaaacagaTCTGCTCTATGGTGTTTGTTTTATCAGTTACTTGGGTCCCTGCCCTCAGCCTCAAGCCATGTGCATTACTCACtctggccattaggtggcgcctcCACACAGCGAGCAGCCTGTCGGAGTGTGTGGGTGAGGTAGATGTCTCGCTCTGCAACAATGGTGCGGTGCAATGCGGGAAACTCGCCAATCATCTCTGACATTGTCTGTTCCAGCAGATCCTTCTGTTTGCACTTTTCAACATCCTCTTTACTGACatggacacaaacacacacactgattcacatgcCTTAGCGAATAGAAACTTTGTTAGGGAAAGGCATTAAAAGGTTCAGAACATTACAGTGCAGAGCAAGCGGAGTGTGTCACTTTCATAAAACAATACACACACTTAAGAACGATACAGAGAAACACATATTAGTCACAAATAAAAGATATTTAACAACGGGCTGTCTATATGAAGCCAAGAGTTTAGAGTGAGGCTGGGCTGCAGGTacctgatggggtcagacaggaaGCACAAGCCCCAGGCTAGCCGAGCTTTCTGCCACAAGCTCAGAGCAGCAATGGCACGTTTGAACGTCACCGGGATTGGTCTGTCCCCGAGGTGAAACTTACAGAAAGGGACTTTACCTGCCTGTGAGAGAggaggaaggttttttttttgcgctgTGATTCGAGTGCCAGATTGCGAccttataaacaaacaaaatcagGCAGCATACTATATTAAAAAACACCATCTGCTGCCTCATCATCAGAATCAGGAACTTGTGTGAATACATGGGAGCGTGTCTATGCCAACCTCTTTGAAGGCTTCTCTAAACTCTCCTCCAGGCGCCATGCCCAGCTGTTCAGTGATGTGAGCAGAGACTTTTAGCAGCAGGATCTGCATGAGGCCCGACATCACGCCATTCTGATGAAGCAAAACGGAGCCAAGAGGGAGAGAATGTGAACGAGGGAcgtgttatgattcacaggacaCCACAGTCTGCTGTACAGCTCACCTGTTTGATGGCCTGCTGAACCTTCTCCAGGTTGATGTCCTTGGCCTCCTTGAGCAGCGTTTTTTCGTCCATCTTTAGCATGGACACTCTGTACTGGCACAGCTCCACCACCACCACGTCTGGCTGCACTGCACGGATCATCTGAAATGAATAAACAAGCATAGAAATTCAGAAATGTGTCATGGAGTATGCCAAATGGTCATGTTTTGAATCCTTCGGACAACCTGTGATCGGAACTGAAGTCCACGTGCACAAACCGAAGAATACAAATGAGCTTAAAAATGTTCTGCATAGAGGAGTGAACCAAGATCCCTCTAGAAAGGTCTTCCACCTCGTGTTACACATTACAGTTTTAGTCATTGTATGACCTCACTTGaaaaacagtcagtgcgtttacatgcacatagagagaatcgaatttctgccgttgctcgactgaaatcgaagttcaaaatgccatgtatacaccttaattcggctgaaattgaaccgaacttgatttcttggaattgagctacacgacctagtttatgcgatttctgccgagctacttagtgcatgtaaccctatcgagctacgtattcgagcaacttacttcagcactgccccttctggaagtgacgagtgacaagtccacaagggaaacacaacagcctcggtcggcatgacaacgaatcatgacaacggcatgaatcttttctttttgtggcattgtttgcactgttaaaatttagctcacttactgtatcaccaaatacatctgtacagctgttgcatagctgtgaattgtgtacataaacaagtcattgtatttgtgtgtgtgtatatacacacacaaatatatgtccaacatctgacgaatgtcaataaaaacaaaacaattgaactttgtgtgtttattaagacataagttaaattgtaagcaaaaaaatatatatatatttttttgtaagcaaaaaatggactttagaaaaatattattgtgcaaaataagttgtcttacaaaacagtggtctgcgccggacagtttgtagccatacagtctgttagagcaagcctaacagcttgaacacggaactgccagtgttgccagattggggggttttaagtgcattttagcggatttgaacatgttttgggctcgaatacgtcagcagtatctggcaacactatagctcttcttcatgacgacaacgggaagtgtaccaacacgatggggcgtgtagtgccacgtgtggctcgggtgcacaatagcccgatttcacttgtgcatgtaggattggatttctctggcacccctgctgggaccctttgctcgattactgacagtagctcgatttggacgtgcatgtaaacgtaccgaGTGCTATACTGTAATAGTCAATGCTCTACGGTGAGAGAAGTTTCTTCCGTTTCCCCCTGCAGAGGGGCCTAAGGTTGTgcttgctgggggggggggggggagacagagaaaCTACTGCTGAAAGctggtgttaaaaaaacaaacaagctgtGAAGTGTGGAGGCTGTAAACACATTTGTGGACAAATTTGGTGGTGAGGAAATTCTACATAGCTGAAAACTACTGAAGAATaactatcacacatacacttaagcacagtgaaagttctgcatttaacccatctgaagcagtgaacacacacatgcacacacaggtgagcaacgagtacacacacacacacacacacacagtgggcagccatgctgcaGTGCCCAGAgagcagtcgggagttaggtgcctcgctcaagggcacttcagccccaggctgccccatgttaacctaactacatgtctttggactgtgggggaaaccggagcacccggaggaaacccacgcagacacggggagaacatgcaaactccgcacagaaaggccctcgccggccacggggctcgaacccagaaccttcttgctgtgacaaccactacaccaccgtgccgtccctaaAGGTGACAcgctcacctcatagcaagataaTTCGGGGTTTGAACCTGTCGGTcaacggggcctttctgtctgtgcggagtttgcatgttctcctcatgcccatgtgggtttcctctgggtgctccagtttcctcccacaattcaaagatatgcagattaggtcacctggctattctaaattagggtgtaccccgcctctcgtgacAGATAagtagtattaaaaaaaaaaatggatggacggatggatgaatGAAAGAAAACTACTGAGTCACAGTTGAGTCTGTTTAGAAATTCACCAGAAGGTATAGTGCATCTTGAACACCTCTGGCTTGTATGGAATTCAGACAAGTCCTTCAAAGCACCCTTCCCTGACTGCAAAAAGAATCAAGAATCAAGTCaacattttcaaaaaataaaaatatcaagtGAACATAAAGAATCAAATCACGGCTCTCGAgctatttcaaagtcattcactaATAACGAGGACCTCCATCTAttttcagtgagtcagtgtgctCAAGCATGGCTCACTAAATAAGAGTCGATTCTATTGACTCTCAAATTGCTAATTTGTTGATCTACACCTCCTGAATTTTTTACACTGTGCAAACTTTCTTGACCTTATGATAATCAAAATAGCACTGTACAGTACTTGGCAGTGTTTGTTATAACTTTAAATAACAAAGCGCTATTTTGATTTGCATTGAGAAATACAGcaagtcttgctttacgaatattATTGTGCCTGCCGTATCTGAAtttcaaggagaactgaaggcaaattttttattatcaaaattctatttctcattttattaaatatcggaatgcatttttgatcgctattttgtcactgctatagcacattacgagtagtctggttaacaccagaccatatcacaagtgaaatatggtctggaatccgcctattgaatttctcgtaggggaggtgtggtttataattgtcaacggccgtttattggacattgcgaatgtctatcatttggcgtatacgtagcccatggccaatcatggcagttgtacccggtgacgtagttagagcgacgaagaaagacTAACGCCaagcgctgttctttttttaaaacaaactttcgctctaaactactcagaacagtgtctaaagcttgatcgaaagtttggttcgtatcgctcgccgccatgttaaatgtgatccgtaaacagtcccaaataaactacaagcttccgtttgtcgagtaggacgcgtcaccgtctttccacccctccccactctctgattggctccctaactcaggcgagcctttagaccataggtggccaacccatggctcgcgagccgcatgtggctctttgcctggtgtcatgcggctctcaccttcacgtccaagttggtgttcgtttgtggttttatgtgcgttttcgcttcactgcagttaattacggttattttattaaaggtgcttcgcttggtttcattacggtattttcacatcatgacaaatgcgcaggtgcgtgagatatgctaaatttcagatctcaaaatggcagggaaaaaatgcacttcaaaaagaaaatatgaagatgaaaacaggacgtttttaacagagtgggaggattTATATTTTTTCGTTGAACATTATGGCAAGCCATTTTGCCttctatgtcagtcgtcattgtcgcatttcaaggcttcaaatcttcagcatcacttcagctcactacatGCTAAAATCGACCAGGACTTTCCGAAAGGGAGTGAACTTCGTAAACACAAGTTAATCACATTAAAAAGTCAATCACAAAAGCAGGTACAGCTCTTCAAAAAAATTTACAAAACAATCAGAGACAG
The genomic region above belongs to Neoarius graeffei isolate fNeoGra1 chromosome 6, fNeoGra1.pri, whole genome shotgun sequence and contains:
- the trabd gene encoding traB domain-containing protein, yielding MEQDNNSEEEAVGISEDDTQQRYSLELSDMEAVEVLWQMRAQRRQTDPDLPDTVTRLTTPEGSVVYLVGTAHFSDSSKKDVTTMIRAVQPDVVVVELCQYRVSMLKMDEKTLLKEAKDINLEKVQQAIKQNGVMSGLMQILLLKVSAHITEQLGMAPGGEFREAFKEAGKVPFCKFHLGDRPIPVTFKRAIAALSLWQKARLAWGLCFLSDPISKEDVEKCKQKDLLEQTMSEMIGEFPALHRTIVAERDIYLTHTLRQAARCVEAPPNGQKVPAVVVGVVGMGHVPGIEKNWDKELNIHEIMSVAPPSRFGWVLCTVLKGTLLGVLGYACYHAGRCVGRAFLSLPAVQSLENIRPPPA